AACGTTTTTACCACGTACGCCTAATTCGCCAATTTCTCCTGGTTCAACTTCATTGAAATCATCATCGAAAATACGTACTTCAGTAAAGATGACTGGATGCCCGATTGATTTAGGTTTAACTTTTGAATTGCTTACAGTATTTACAGAAACGATTGGTGCTTCAGTTAGACCATAACCATTAATAAGCGCAATGTTCATGTCTAGTAATTTTGCTTGTACTGCAGGTAGTGGAGGTGATCCACCTTGAATTAAGTAGCGCACGCTTTGATAAGCTTCCGGGTTAAAGTTTTTTGCTACAAGCATTGCATATAACATTGTTGGAATAAGCAACATATAGTCAGGTTTATATTCCATCATAAGACTGTTTAGCTCTTCAGCATTGAAATAACGCTGTAAAACTAATGTGCCTCCATTAAATAGCGCTGGTAAAGTTAAATCATTAAAACCAAACACGTGGAACATAGGTAAAGCGACGATTGTAACGTCTGTTGGATAGGTTGGGTGTGTATGATTTAAATTAATACCATTACTAACGAATGAATCATGTGAGAACATAACACCTTTAGGCACGCCCGTAGTACCACTTGTATATAATAACGATGCTAAGTCATCACCTTGCAATTCAACGCTATCAAATCGGTTATGATGTGATGGATCAACGATATCGTTATATTCTTGAGCGTTAATATCCATATATAACAGAGATTCATCTATTTTAGTAAGTGACGATAAGTGTTTTGTTTCATAAAATATTTTTGTTACGCCTGAATCTTCAACAACGGTTGCAATTTCTTCAGGATTTAAACGCC
The Staphylococcus kloosii genome window above contains:
- the fadD gene encoding long-chain-fatty-acid--CoA ligase FadD, encoding MNFDWIKTRAIFEEEKPAIIDPAKGTEWTYQQLNIRAENLASHLCEQGTERGDVIGIFAPNDVAILDVLFASIKSGTVFLPINWRLNPEEIATVVEDSGVTKIFYETKHLSSLTKIDESLLYMDINAQEYNDIVDPSHHNRFDSVELQGDDLASLLYTSGTTGVPKGVMFSHDSFVSNGINLNHTHPTYPTDVTIVALPMFHVFGFNDLTLPALFNGGTLVLQRYFNAEELNSLMMEYKPDYMLLIPTMLYAMLVAKNFNPEAYQSVRYLIQGGSPPLPAVQAKLLDMNIALINGYGLTEAPIVSVNTVSNSKVKPKSIGHPVIFTEVRIFDDDFNEVEPGEIGELGVRGKNVTPGYWNKPEATAKSFHDNFFLTGDLATIDEDGDVYIVDRKKEMIITGGENVLPSEVEAVLSEHPLVAQCVVVGFTSPKYGESVSAAVVLTEEDDNFEEKLDKFAREKLGGYKVPRMYLSINHMPLNSTSKPDKLALQQRMNEKAEKLHQGDELA